In Aquiflexum balticum DSM 16537, a single genomic region encodes these proteins:
- a CDS encoding 5-oxoprolinase subunit C family protein, translated as MIKTPAYIHFHQPGLMTSVQDWARYDLVAYGVPYSGVMDRISMTLVNHLLHNPENAAVLEMAHIGPKMIFEMPTRIAFAGAEADIYLNDRPVKLGKIIEIEEDDVVWVKKFRRRQWLYMGIQGGLESEMVGKSRSWYKGITPREKVIKGDTLCYLYEERYFPPENSHSKIKANWYKDNVLKVYPGPEWNLVPKLLHNRILSKTFTISEQINRMAYQLEERMENDIPPILTAPVYPGTIQLTPGGQMIILMRDAQVTGGYPRILHVDIHSMNILAQKRAGEKVKFSIIVDE; from the coding sequence ATGATTAAAACTCCTGCCTATATCCACTTTCACCAACCCGGTTTGATGACCTCAGTACAGGATTGGGCAAGATATGATTTGGTTGCCTATGGGGTCCCCTATTCCGGTGTGATGGATAGGATTTCGATGACATTGGTCAATCATCTTCTCCATAATCCTGAAAATGCAGCAGTATTGGAAATGGCCCATATTGGCCCCAAGATGATTTTTGAGATGCCAACAAGAATCGCCTTTGCAGGTGCGGAGGCTGATATTTACCTCAATGACCGTCCGGTCAAATTGGGTAAAATAATTGAAATTGAGGAGGATGATGTAGTTTGGGTAAAAAAATTCAGAAGAAGACAATGGCTTTATATGGGCATTCAGGGCGGCTTGGAGTCTGAAATGGTAGGCAAAAGCAGAAGTTGGTATAAGGGAATAACTCCAAGGGAAAAGGTAATCAAAGGTGATACCCTATGTTATTTATACGAAGAAAGATATTTTCCTCCTGAAAATTCCCATTCAAAGATAAAAGCCAACTGGTACAAAGATAATGTGCTTAAGGTCTACCCCGGTCCTGAATGGAATCTTGTTCCCAAACTTTTGCACAACAGAATTTTAAGTAAAACATTTACCATTTCTGAACAGATCAATAGGATGGCTTATCAATTGGAAGAAAGAATGGAAAATGATATCCCGCCAATTCTTACCGCTCCGGTTTATCCCGGGACAATTCAATTGACTCCCGGGGGTCAGATGATTATTCTGATGCGAGATGCACAGGTGACAGGTGGCTATCCCCGAATTCTTCATGTCGATATCCATTCCATGAATATTTTAGCCCAAAAAAGAGCAGGTGAAAAAGTAAAGTTTAGTATAATTGTGGATGAATGA
- the pxpB gene encoding 5-oxoprolinase subunit PxpB, with translation MHLKVFRIHSKLIELVWPNEINELILKEQLFVKNFLLQEYGEGIREIRMGFNTLSLKLKLDISPSDCLDLLEEIHQLPMDDVTFDFKKWTIPVCYGESYGKDLEKISKLHQLKPEEVIEIHSDPVYLLHFYGFLPGFMYLGGLDPRLHTPRKDLPERLIQAGTVAIGGRQTGIYPMESPGGWYAIGKCPIKLFDINNNLKNLPSLGDRIKFKAISPSEFESIRQESMAGKFTFTHD, from the coding sequence ATGCACTTGAAGGTTTTTAGGATACACAGTAAATTGATAGAATTGGTTTGGCCAAATGAAATCAATGAGTTGATCCTGAAAGAACAACTTTTTGTAAAGAATTTCCTTTTGCAGGAATATGGAGAGGGAATCAGAGAAATCAGGATGGGATTCAATACCCTTTCGTTAAAGTTAAAATTAGATATCAGCCCATCTGATTGTTTGGACCTCCTGGAGGAAATCCATCAATTACCAATGGATGACGTGACTTTTGATTTTAAAAAATGGACCATACCCGTGTGCTATGGCGAATCTTATGGAAAGGACCTGGAGAAGATCTCCAAATTGCATCAGTTAAAACCTGAAGAAGTGATTGAAATCCATTCCGATCCGGTTTATTTGTTGCATTTCTATGGATTTCTTCCCGGCTTCATGTACTTGGGAGGACTGGACCCAAGGTTGCACACACCCAGAAAAGATTTGCCGGAAAGGCTAATTCAAGCTGGTACTGTTGCCATCGGAGGTAGACAAACCGGTATTTATCCCATGGAAAGCCCCGGAGGCTGGTATGCTATAGGCAAATGCCCGATCAAACTGTTTGACATAAACAACAATTTAAAAAATCTACCTTCTTTAGGTGACAGAATAAAATTTAAAGCAATTTCTCCATCCGAATTTGAATCTATCCGCCAAGAATCAATGGCCGGAAAATTTACATTTACCCATGATTAA
- the pxpA gene encoding 5-oxoprolinase subunit PxpA codes for MNKQNFPFDINCDLGEGLSNDALLMPFLGSCNIACGGHAGNAQSITETIRLAKKNQVKIGAHPSYPDHLNFGRLKMDISIESLKNSLVSQLSAFKTISKKENVEIHHIKPHGALYNFSANDHATASLILDILENQFSGCFLYCPPNSLIAQLAEERGIPIKKEVFADRNYNDDGSLVNRAESNAVITEPDKALEHIKIMIAEGKIRTINNKYIPVQADTICIHGDNPNALEILKNINKTFNL; via the coding sequence ATGAACAAACAAAACTTTCCTTTTGATATTAATTGTGACTTGGGAGAGGGACTTTCCAATGATGCACTGTTGATGCCGTTTTTGGGAAGTTGCAATATTGCATGCGGAGGACATGCGGGAAATGCACAATCAATTACAGAAACCATTAGACTTGCCAAGAAAAATCAGGTGAAAATCGGGGCCCATCCTTCCTATCCTGACCACTTAAATTTTGGAAGGTTGAAGATGGATATATCCATTGAATCTCTTAAAAATAGTCTGGTTTCTCAATTATCCGCATTTAAGACAATATCAAAAAAAGAAAATGTAGAGATACATCATATCAAGCCACATGGGGCATTGTATAATTTTTCAGCCAATGACCATGCAACAGCCTCATTGATTTTGGATATTCTGGAAAATCAGTTTTCAGGATGTTTTCTGTATTGTCCTCCAAATTCACTCATAGCACAATTGGCTGAAGAAAGAGGCATTCCCATCAAAAAAGAGGTTTTTGCGGATAGGAACTATAATGATGACGGAAGTTTGGTAAACAGGGCCGAATCCAATGCTGTTATTACCGAGCCTGATAAAGCTCTTGAGCATATTAAAATTATGATAGCGGAAGGGAAAATCAGAACCATCAATAATAAATATATTCCAGTTCAGGCCGACACCATTTGTATCCACGGCGATAATCCCAATGCCTTGGAAATATTGAAAAACATCAATAAAACCTTTAACTTGTAA
- a CDS encoding CPBP family glutamic-type intramembrane protease, giving the protein MKQIFHHNRIQKFKGNNWEKAFLVLGPYLVIDLFFGISSWYGLIWLFPVIEEADQYPIETITEAIIIGVIMAPFLEETMFRLFLKFSRARFNISFFLIALSSFVFSKVAGCVMLGLWLVFAISLLYRRNYISIQYFWLRNRVVVFWLIVLFFGLIHLDNYDLEMIPWYLYFPTVIPQLIGGVFLGIVRIRFGFIWAVLLHASYNLVAFIDLFYL; this is encoded by the coding sequence TTGAAACAAATCTTTCATCACAACAGGATCCAAAAATTCAAAGGCAATAATTGGGAGAAAGCTTTTTTGGTATTAGGCCCATATCTTGTTATTGATCTTTTTTTTGGGATTAGCAGTTGGTATGGATTGATATGGCTATTTCCGGTAATAGAAGAAGCCGATCAGTATCCTATAGAAACAATTACAGAAGCCATAATCATTGGAGTTATTATGGCGCCATTTCTGGAAGAAACCATGTTCCGGTTATTCTTGAAGTTTTCAAGAGCAAGATTTAATATTTCATTCTTTCTGATAGCATTGTCTTCATTTGTATTTTCAAAAGTGGCTGGTTGCGTGATGTTGGGATTGTGGTTGGTTTTTGCCATTTCACTGCTTTACAGGAGAAATTATATCAGCATTCAATATTTTTGGCTAAGAAATAGGGTAGTAGTTTTTTGGTTAATTGTCCTCTTTTTTGGCCTGATACATTTGGACAATTATGACCTGGAAATGATTCCTTGGTACCTGTACTTTCCAACAGTTATCCCACAGTTGATCGGCGGAGTATTTCTGGGTATTGTAAGGATAAGATTTGGATTTATTTGGGCAGTCTTGCTACACGCCTCCTATAATTTGGTGGCATTTATTGATTTGTTTTATCTATAA
- a CDS encoding acyl-CoA thioesterase translates to MFEFNPDKHYPKETESRVVIRFQDCDPLRHLNNAKYFDYFFNAREDQVPKLYGVEMFDMIQKYKAAWVVYNHNISYVRPAMVGEWVRIMSRLLWYNNNTVVVEYYMTDDSKRELKTLLWTTMRYVTIKEGKSTDHDGSILEFLKATSEDLDISNMTIKERVKSLKLKLLEN, encoded by the coding sequence ATGTTCGAATTCAATCCAGATAAACATTATCCTAAAGAAACTGAAAGTAGGGTCGTTATCCGTTTTCAGGACTGCGATCCCCTTAGGCACCTTAATAATGCCAAATATTTTGATTATTTCTTCAATGCCAGGGAAGATCAGGTTCCCAAACTTTATGGGGTGGAGATGTTTGATATGATCCAGAAATACAAAGCCGCTTGGGTGGTTTATAACCATAACATATCTTATGTCCGTCCCGCCATGGTGGGAGAGTGGGTGAGAATTATGAGCAGATTGCTGTGGTACAATAACAATACGGTAGTGGTGGAATATTATATGACCGATGATTCCAAAAGGGAATTGAAGACGCTACTTTGGACCACCATGCGCTATGTGACCATTAAGGAAGGGAAGTCAACCGACCATGATGGAAGTATCCTTGAATTTCTGAAAGCTACCTCAGAAGATCTTGATATTTCCAATATGACCATCAAAGAACGGGTAAAATCACTGAAATTGAAATTGCTCGAGAATTGA